The proteins below come from a single Paracoccus sp. SCSIO 75233 genomic window:
- the rpsK gene encoding 30S ribosomal protein S11, with amino-acid sequence MARDKVRAKRKERKNIAAGVAHVNSSFNNTKILISDVQGNAISWSSAGTMGFKGSRKSTPYAAQMAAEDAGKKAQEHGVRTLEVEVQGPGSGRESALRALAAVGFNITAIRDVTPIAHNGVRPPKRRRV; translated from the coding sequence GAGCGGAAGAACATCGCGGCAGGCGTCGCGCATGTGAACAGCTCGTTCAACAATACCAAGATCCTGATCTCCGACGTTCAGGGCAACGCGATTTCGTGGTCCTCCGCTGGCACGATGGGTTTCAAGGGTTCGCGGAAATCGACCCCTTACGCCGCCCAGATGGCCGCTGAGGATGCTGGCAAGAAGGCGCAGGAACATGGCGTCCGCACGCTTGAGGTCGAGGTTCAGGGTCCGGGTTCCGGTCGTGAATCGGCGCTGCGTGCGCTGGCTGCGGTTGGTTTCAACATCACCGCGATCCGCGACGTGACCCCGATTGCGCATAACGGCGTTCGCCCGCCGAAGCGCCGCCGCGTCTGA